The following proteins come from a genomic window of Micromonospora echinofusca:
- a CDS encoding phosphodiesterase, with amino-acid sequence MLIAQLSDPHLTTGALAAEPAAGLHRALGRVLALNPRPDCVVVTGDLVERGRPDEYATLREILGRFPLPLHLVAGNHDDRESLLDAFGGTPWLGGGFSAYYHVDHPEATVVVLDSLMPGGGGAGCLGEDQLGWLEGVLAGRPEVPAVVCLHHPPAPVGIPFLDDIRLTDGDGLAEVVARHPHVVRVLAGHVHRPVTVNFAGTVLTTAPSTWRQSSLTTSPDERFGWVAEPTGFLLHQVAGGGCVTHLVQASHAAGMTCDL; translated from the coding sequence ATGCTCATCGCCCAGCTCAGTGATCCGCACCTGACCACCGGCGCGCTCGCCGCCGAGCCGGCCGCCGGCCTGCACCGCGCCCTGGGCCGGGTGCTGGCGCTGAACCCCCGGCCCGACTGCGTGGTCGTCACCGGCGACCTGGTCGAGCGTGGTCGCCCCGACGAGTACGCGACCCTGCGCGAGATCCTCGGCCGGTTCCCGCTGCCGCTGCACCTCGTCGCCGGCAACCACGACGACCGCGAGTCGCTGCTGGACGCGTTCGGCGGCACCCCGTGGCTCGGCGGTGGCTTCTCGGCCTACTACCACGTCGACCATCCGGAGGCGACGGTCGTGGTGCTGGATTCCCTGATGCCGGGCGGGGGTGGCGCCGGCTGTCTCGGCGAGGACCAGCTCGGCTGGCTGGAGGGGGTGCTGGCCGGCCGGCCCGAGGTGCCGGCGGTGGTCTGCCTGCACCACCCGCCGGCGCCCGTCGGCATCCCGTTCCTCGACGACATCCGGCTGACCGACGGCGACGGGCTGGCCGAGGTGGTCGCCCGGCACCCGCACGTCGTCCGGGTGCTCGCCGGGCACGTCCACCGCCCCGTGACGGTGAACTTCGCCGGCACGGTGCTCACCACCGCGCCGAGCACCTGGCGGCAGAGTTCGCTCACCACCAGCCCCGACGAACGGTTCGGCTGGGTCGCCGAGCCGACCGGCTTCCTGCTGCACCAGGTCGCCGGAGGCGGCTGCGTCACGCACCTGGTGCAGGCCAGCCACGCCGCCGGCATGACCTGCGACCTCTGA
- a CDS encoding bifunctional metallophosphatase/5'-nucleotidase: protein MSIPGMRRAAIGLTALAVTALGAVTTTPDQADAGPKPVAVKLLALNDFHGNLEPPSGSSGTIAGQPAGGAEYLATQLAELRKRAAKEQNTITVAAGDLIGASPLLSAAFHDEPTIEALSLAGLDYASVGNHEFDEGADELLRIQNGGCHPVDGCVDGTPYEGAGFQYLSANAFKTATGQPLLAPYAIHKVQGVKVGFIGMTLEGTPRIVSQQGVAGLTFADEAQTANRYARELRRQGVETIVVLLHEGGTQDATGGINDCKGISGPIVDIANRMDPSIDVVVSGHTHQAYNCDISGKLVTSASSFGRLVTDIDLSIDRRTGDVISAKAENVVVTRDLAPDRAQTDLIKRYKTVLGPVAGREVGQTTTEIKKTQETLFGTTMGESPLGNLIADAQLAATDDEQGAVAAFMNPGGVRADLDAGPVTYEEAFTVQPFANNLVTLDLTGAQLYCLLEQQFVTGRTLYPSSTVRYVVDPAGTTGTAADACSGTRVVRGSLTLGGTAVTADATYRVTVNNFLSGGGDGFTVLTGGTNAVTGMIDLDAFVAYLTAQSPVSAPALDRIRTTAEVPAA from the coding sequence ATGTCCATCCCCGGGATGCGCCGGGCCGCCATCGGCCTGACCGCGCTCGCCGTGACCGCCCTCGGCGCGGTCACGACCACCCCCGACCAGGCGGACGCCGGCCCGAAGCCGGTCGCCGTCAAGCTGCTCGCGCTCAACGACTTCCACGGCAACCTCGAACCGCCGTCCGGCTCCAGCGGCACCATCGCCGGGCAGCCCGCCGGCGGGGCCGAATACCTCGCCACCCAGCTCGCCGAGCTGCGCAAGCGCGCCGCCAAGGAGCAGAACACGATCACCGTGGCGGCCGGCGACCTGATCGGCGCCTCCCCGCTGCTCTCCGCCGCGTTCCACGACGAGCCGACCATCGAGGCGCTTTCGCTGGCCGGGCTCGACTACGCCAGCGTCGGCAACCACGAGTTCGACGAGGGTGCCGACGAGCTGCTGCGCATCCAGAACGGCGGCTGCCACCCGGTCGACGGCTGCGTCGACGGCACCCCGTACGAGGGCGCCGGCTTCCAGTACCTCTCCGCGAACGCGTTCAAGACCGCGACCGGCCAGCCGCTGCTGGCGCCGTACGCCATCCACAAGGTGCAGGGCGTCAAGGTCGGCTTCATCGGCATGACGCTGGAGGGCACCCCGCGCATCGTCAGCCAGCAGGGCGTCGCCGGCCTGACCTTCGCCGACGAGGCGCAGACCGCCAACCGGTACGCCCGCGAGCTGCGCCGCCAGGGCGTCGAGACCATCGTCGTGCTGCTGCACGAGGGCGGCACCCAGGACGCCACCGGCGGCATCAACGACTGCAAGGGCATCTCCGGCCCCATCGTGGACATCGCCAACCGGATGGACCCGTCCATCGACGTGGTCGTCAGCGGCCACACCCACCAGGCGTACAACTGCGACATCAGCGGCAAGCTGGTCACCAGCGCCAGCTCCTTCGGCCGCCTGGTCACCGACATCGACCTCTCCATCGACCGGCGCACCGGCGACGTGATCAGCGCCAAGGCCGAGAACGTGGTGGTCACCCGGGACCTCGCCCCGGACCGGGCGCAGACCGACCTGATCAAGCGCTACAAGACCGTGCTCGGCCCGGTGGCCGGCCGCGAGGTCGGCCAGACCACCACGGAGATCAAGAAGACCCAGGAGACCCTCTTCGGTACGACCATGGGCGAGTCGCCGCTGGGCAACCTGATCGCCGACGCGCAGCTCGCCGCCACCGACGACGAGCAGGGCGCCGTCGCCGCCTTCATGAACCCCGGTGGCGTACGCGCCGACCTCGACGCCGGGCCGGTCACCTACGAGGAGGCGTTCACGGTGCAGCCGTTCGCCAACAACCTCGTGACGCTCGACCTCACCGGCGCGCAGCTCTACTGCCTGCTGGAGCAGCAGTTCGTCACCGGCCGGACGCTCTACCCGTCGTCGACCGTCCGGTACGTCGTCGACCCCGCCGGCACCACCGGCACCGCCGCCGACGCCTGCTCCGGCACCCGGGTCGTCCGGGGCAGCCTCACCCTCGGCGGTACGGCGGTCACCGCCGACGCCACGTACCGCGTCACGGTGAACAACTTCCTCTCCGGCGGCGGCGACGGCTTCACCGTCCTCACCGGCGGCACCAACGCGGTCACCGGAATGATCGACCTCGACGCGTTCGTGGCCTACCTGACCGCCCAGTCCCCGGTCTCGGCACCGGCCCTGGACCGCATCCGCACCACCGCGGAGGTCCCCGCCGCCTGA
- a CDS encoding MFS transporter yields the protein MLSRALPRRSEARRMLIGTLLSAIGRGLTLPFLFIYLTDVRGLSDTRAGLVIGWYGVVTLALSPIGGTLIDRFGARRILLTGLVIEAVGTGSLALVDSSASAFGVMTLVAMGSSVIWPGQNTILASLTDVDERQRVFGLNFALLNLGIGLGGLTSGAIVDTARAVTFQTIYVLDAISYLMPALILLTLPHVGHRLAAATGGDRASAGGYLTVLRDRPFRRLVIFGLVLTTCGYAQIEVGFTAYAVRVAEVTPRVVAWALAGNTVMIVLSQLLVLRRMEGRSRTGGLAVVGAVFALAWLVLGAGGVVGPSNALVAALCVVACSAIFGFGETLLSPVMPALTNALATDALRGRYNAMSSMIFGISGVIGPVTAGPLLGAANGRIWVVAVVSGCLVASLIALSLRRLLTPAQDGRAPATPPAAEPAAAKA from the coding sequence ATGCTCAGTCGCGCCCTGCCCCGCCGCTCCGAAGCCCGGCGGATGCTCATCGGCACGCTGTTGTCGGCGATCGGGCGCGGCCTCACCCTGCCGTTCCTGTTCATCTACCTGACCGACGTCCGCGGCCTCTCCGACACCCGCGCCGGTCTGGTGATCGGCTGGTACGGCGTGGTGACCCTGGCGCTGTCGCCCATCGGCGGCACGCTCATCGACCGGTTCGGCGCCCGCCGGATCCTGCTGACGGGCCTGGTGATCGAGGCGGTCGGCACCGGGTCGCTGGCGCTGGTCGACTCCAGCGCCTCGGCGTTCGGGGTGATGACGCTGGTCGCGATGGGCAGCTCCGTCATCTGGCCCGGGCAGAACACGATCCTCGCCTCACTCACCGACGTCGACGAGCGGCAGCGGGTCTTCGGGTTGAACTTCGCCCTGCTCAACCTCGGCATCGGCCTCGGCGGCCTGACCTCCGGGGCGATCGTCGACACGGCCCGCGCGGTCACCTTCCAGACGATCTACGTGCTCGACGCGATCAGCTACCTGATGCCCGCGCTGATCCTGCTGACCCTGCCGCACGTGGGCCACCGGCTCGCCGCCGCGACGGGCGGGGACCGGGCGTCGGCCGGCGGCTACCTCACCGTGCTGCGTGACCGTCCGTTCCGGCGGCTGGTCATCTTCGGCCTGGTCCTCACCACCTGCGGCTACGCGCAGATCGAGGTCGGCTTCACCGCGTACGCCGTGCGGGTGGCCGAGGTGACGCCGCGCGTGGTCGCCTGGGCGCTGGCCGGCAACACGGTGATGATCGTGCTCTCCCAGTTGCTGGTCCTGCGGCGGATGGAGGGGCGCAGCCGGACGGGCGGGCTGGCGGTCGTGGGCGCGGTCTTCGCGCTCGCCTGGCTGGTCCTGGGGGCCGGGGGCGTGGTCGGCCCGAGCAACGCGCTGGTCGCCGCCCTCTGCGTCGTGGCCTGCTCGGCGATCTTCGGCTTCGGCGAGACGCTGCTGTCGCCGGTGATGCCGGCGCTGACGAACGCGCTCGCCACGGACGCGCTGCGCGGCCGGTACAACGCCATGAGCTCGATGATCTTCGGCATCAGCGGGGTGATCGGTCCGGTCACGGCGGGCCCGCTGCTCGGTGCGGCCAACGGCCGGATCTGGGTCGTGGCGGTCGTCAGCGGTTGCCTGGTGGCATCGCTCATCGCGCTCTCCCTGCGCCGGCTGCTCACGCCGGCCCAGGACGGCCGCGCGCCGGCCACCCCGCCGGCCGCCGAGCCGGCTGCCGCGAAGGCCTGA
- a CDS encoding VOC family protein: MTSKFTELAIDCADPHALARFWCAVLGYVVQDEDDEIVTIGSPVVPEGRDRPGPVPPTLTFARVPEGKTVKNRLHIDLNPTDMDRDEEVRRLLDLGARHADVGQGDERWVVLADPEGNEFCVLADRCP, from the coding sequence ATGACCAGCAAGTTCACCGAGCTGGCGATCGACTGTGCCGACCCGCACGCTCTCGCCCGGTTCTGGTGCGCCGTCCTCGGCTACGTCGTGCAGGACGAGGACGACGAAATCGTCACGATCGGCTCCCCCGTGGTGCCGGAAGGCAGGGACCGCCCCGGCCCGGTGCCGCCGACGTTGACGTTCGCGCGGGTGCCCGAGGGCAAGACCGTCAAGAACCGGCTCCACATCGACCTCAACCCGACCGACATGGACCGGGACGAAGAGGTCCGTCGCCTGCTCGACCTCGGTGCCCGGCACGCCGACGTCGGCCAGGGCGATGAGCGTTGGGTCGTACTCGCCGACCCGGAGGGGAACGAGTTCTGCGTCCTCGCCGACCGCTGCCCCTGA
- a CDS encoding NACHT and WD repeat domain-containing protein, translating to MQFTVGQSDRLQDATFDPAPLYEQLDLARFQGRAGLIARIDERIAATEQGYVVVRGEAGVGKSALAARLVWTRPCAYHFTRLDGGARNPVEARKSLAAQLIGAWDLTERFTPGGVFPAAAQRPDWLAKVIRAAVAARDERFPVVERRPLVLVVDGLDEAEPDSPGMGTGVPLGLPTPDALPAGAYIVATSRYGLPLVALRDPLRVGWSQIEVEGADNLADMAAYMHAATTGPNPDLALTRALVEHQVSTPAFVATLLDRCRGVWIYLRYVLDEIRAALRPPNDVASLPDGLRGYYELQIQHRWAAHPDWRRLHLPALAVLAALGRAIGSADLATVLNSPDAAGELATWLEGPARAYLDVTTGPDRRRQYQVRHQSLRDLFTTAPPSGEEPVDAGLTNQLHAAWHTAHRAITTWLVPPTSPATGRRDWSAIDDYTRLQLPAHAAAAEMLDEFISDPGFLLSCPPGQILSHRHALTTRDAVTAAAAAESAATSDWTGWPKPQRAWWLHIWARKTRSINLADTLIVDHPAWPWHVQAALWSGTTHRTLTGHSDGVAAVAVLPTPDGRHHIVSAGVDGTVRVWDADTGDQLTELTGHTYGASAVAVLPTPDGRHHIVSAGVDGTVRVWDADTGDQLTELTGHTYGASAVAVLPDPHDRHRIITASRDGTVRIWNPDTSDQPTELIGHTEGVLAVAALPRPNDRHHIITASRDGTVRIWNPDTSNQPTKLTGHTGSVAAVAVLPGPHDQHRIITASRDGTVRVWNPDTGDQPTELIGHTGWVLAVAALPRPNGRHHIVSAGVDRTVRVWDPDTGDQLTELIGHTDGVLAVAALPRPNGRHHIVSAGEDGTVRVWDPDTGDQPTELIGHTDGVLAVAALPRPNDRHHIITASRDGTVRIWNPDTGEQPNKLTGHTGWVAALAVLPDPDGRHHIVSAGEDGTVRVWDPDTGDRPSELTGHTDGVWAVAVLPGPDGRHRIVTGGGDRSVMVFVPGTKAARQTAAFPLAFQPV from the coding sequence ATGCAATTCACGGTAGGTCAGTCCGATCGTCTCCAGGACGCGACCTTCGATCCCGCGCCACTGTACGAGCAGCTGGATCTCGCCCGCTTTCAGGGCCGCGCTGGCCTGATCGCCCGGATCGACGAGCGGATCGCGGCCACCGAACAGGGGTACGTGGTAGTGCGGGGCGAGGCGGGGGTGGGCAAGAGTGCGCTGGCGGCTCGTCTGGTGTGGACGCGTCCGTGTGCCTACCACTTCACCCGTCTGGATGGCGGGGCCCGTAACCCGGTTGAGGCGCGCAAGAGTCTGGCGGCGCAGTTGATTGGCGCGTGGGATCTGACGGAGCGGTTCACTCCGGGGGGCGTGTTTCCGGCGGCGGCGCAGCGGCCGGACTGGCTGGCCAAGGTCATCCGGGCGGCGGTGGCGGCCCGTGACGAGCGCTTCCCCGTGGTCGAGCGCCGGCCACTTGTGCTGGTCGTTGACGGGTTGGACGAGGCCGAGCCGGATTCGCCGGGCATGGGTACCGGGGTACCGCTCGGCCTGCCGACCCCGGACGCCCTGCCAGCCGGGGCGTACATCGTGGCGACCAGTCGGTATGGTCTGCCACTGGTCGCGTTGCGCGATCCGTTGCGGGTCGGCTGGTCGCAAATCGAGGTGGAGGGCGCCGACAACCTGGCCGACATGGCCGCCTACATGCACGCCGCGACCACCGGCCCTAACCCGGACCTGGCGCTGACCCGGGCGCTGGTAGAGCATCAGGTCAGCACGCCGGCGTTCGTCGCGACATTGCTGGATCGGTGCCGCGGGGTGTGGATATACCTGCGGTACGTGCTGGACGAGATCCGCGCTGCTCTGCGTCCACCGAATGACGTTGCCTCTTTGCCTGACGGGTTGCGCGGCTACTACGAACTGCAGATCCAGCACCGGTGGGCCGCGCATCCCGATTGGCGCAGGCTGCACTTGCCTGCTCTTGCTGTGCTCGCCGCCCTCGGCCGCGCGATCGGTAGCGCCGACCTCGCTACGGTGCTCAACAGCCCGGACGCTGCCGGCGAACTGGCAACATGGCTGGAGGGGCCTGCCCGCGCATACCTCGACGTGACCACCGGGCCGGACCGCCGCCGCCAGTACCAGGTTCGCCACCAGAGCCTGCGCGACCTGTTCACTACCGCCCCTCCCAGCGGCGAGGAACCCGTTGATGCCGGGCTGACCAACCAGTTGCACGCTGCCTGGCACACCGCACACCGCGCGATCACGACCTGGCTGGTGCCGCCCACCAGCCCGGCCACCGGCCGGCGCGACTGGTCCGCTATCGATGACTACACCCGACTGCAGCTGCCCGCACACGCTGCCGCCGCCGAGATGCTCGACGAGTTCATATCCGATCCTGGATTCCTGCTGTCCTGCCCGCCAGGCCAGATCTTGTCGCACCGACACGCACTGACCACACGGGACGCCGTCACCGCAGCCGCGGCTGCGGAGAGCGCCGCCACCAGCGACTGGACCGGCTGGCCTAAACCGCAACGGGCCTGGTGGCTACACATCTGGGCCCGCAAGACCCGATCGATCAACTTGGCTGACACACTCATCGTCGACCACCCTGCCTGGCCCTGGCATGTGCAAGCCGCCCTTTGGTCCGGAACCACTCACCGCACCCTCACCGGGCACAGCGACGGGGTAGCGGCGGTGGCAGTGCTGCCCACCCCGGACGGCCGACACCACATCGTCTCCGCCGGCGTCGACGGGACCGTGCGGGTCTGGGACGCCGACACCGGCGACCAGCTGACCGAACTGACCGGCCACACCTACGGTGCGTCGGCGGTGGCAGTGCTGCCCACCCCGGACGGCCGACACCACATCGTCTCCGCTGGCGTCGACGGGACCGTGCGGGTCTGGGACGCCGACACCGGCGACCAGCTGACCGAACTGACCGGCCACACCTACGGTGCGTCGGCGGTGGCAGTGCTGCCCGACCCACACGACCGACACCGCATCATCACCGCCAGCCGCGACGGCACGGTACGAATCTGGAACCCCGACACCAGCGACCAACCGACCGAACTGATCGGCCACACCGAGGGGGTGTTGGCCGTGGCAGCGCTACCCAGACCGAACGACCGACACCACATCATCACCGCCAGCCGCGACGGCACGGTACGAATCTGGAACCCCGACACCAGCAACCAACCAACCAAGCTGACCGGCCACACCGGCTCGGTGGCGGCAGTAGCGGTGCTGCCCGGCCCGCACGACCAGCACCGCATCATCACCGCCAGCCGCGACGGCACAGTGCGAGTCTGGAACCCCGACACCGGCGACCAACCGACCGAACTGATCGGCCACACCGGCTGGGTGTTGGCCGTGGCAGCGCTACCCAGACCGAACGGCCGACACCACATCGTCTCCGCCGGCGTCGATAGGACCGTGCGGGTCTGGGACCCCGACACCGGCGACCAACTAACCGAGCTGATCGGCCACACCGACGGGGTGTTGGCCGTGGCAGCGCTACCCAGACCGAACGGCCGACACCACATCGTCTCCGCCGGTGAAGACGGCACGGTGCGGGTCTGGGACCCCGACACCGGCGACCAACCGACCGAACTGATCGGCCACACCGACGGGGTGTTGGCCGTGGCAGCGCTACCCAGACCGAACGACCGACACCACATCATCACCGCCAGCCGCGACGGCACGGTACGAATCTGGAACCCCGACACCGGCGAGCAGCCAAACAAGCTGACCGGCCACACCGGCTGGGTGGCGGCGTTGGCAGTGCTACCCGACCCGGACGGCCGACACCACATCGTCTCCGCCGGTGAAGACGGCACGGTACGAGTCTGGGACCCCGACACCGGCGACCGGCCAAGCGAGCTGACCGGCCACACCGACGGGGTGTGGGCGGTAGCGGTGCTGCCCGGACCGGACGGCCGGCACCGCATTGTCACCGGCGGCGGCGACCGTTCTGTGATGGTCTTCGTGCCCGGTACCAAAGCCGCGCGGCAAACAGCAGCTTTCCCATTGGCCTTCCAACCGGTGTGA
- a CDS encoding winged helix-turn-helix domain-containing protein, with product MSEAAYLQVARDIREQVSSGQLKPGDKLPSFAALCEHYEASNTVIRAAMLLLKAEGLIDGRQGKGVYVANPLPR from the coding sequence ATGTCTGAAGCTGCCTACCTACAGGTCGCCCGAGATATTCGCGAGCAGGTCAGCTCCGGCCAGTTGAAGCCGGGCGACAAGCTGCCCTCGTTTGCCGCCCTCTGCGAGCACTACGAAGCCAGCAACACCGTGATCCGTGCTGCCATGCTGCTGCTCAAGGCCGAGGGCCTGATTGACGGCCGGCAGGGCAAGGGCGTCTACGTCGCCAACCCGCTTCCCCGGTGA
- a CDS encoding metallophosphoesterase, whose product MRKRTLFRLATGTAALGAATLAYASLVERNMFTLRRYDVPVLPADAEPLRILHLSDLHMMPDQGRKQRWVASLAALDPDLVVVTGDNMAHPGAVPGVLRALQPLLDYPGAFVFGSNDYTGPVWKNPFTYLLPDREYTEGVELPHEELREVFVGAGWTDLNNARTTVKAGGRVVELLGVDDPHVERDDYDSVAGPVSPTADLSIALTHSPEPAVLDRMAADGFGLMLAGHTHGGQVCVPGVGALVTNCGLPRSMARGLHRWPGSDAWLHVSAGLGTHPTAPIRFACPPEASVLTLIPR is encoded by the coding sequence ATGCGAAAGCGCACACTATTCCGGCTCGCGACCGGGACCGCCGCCCTCGGCGCGGCGACCCTGGCGTACGCGTCACTCGTCGAGCGCAACATGTTCACCCTGCGGCGGTACGACGTGCCGGTGCTGCCGGCCGACGCGGAGCCCCTGCGGATCCTGCACCTGTCGGACCTGCACATGATGCCCGACCAGGGGCGCAAGCAGCGCTGGGTGGCGTCGCTGGCCGCCCTCGACCCCGACCTGGTCGTGGTCACCGGGGACAACATGGCGCACCCCGGCGCCGTGCCCGGCGTGCTGCGCGCCCTCCAGCCCCTGCTCGACTACCCGGGAGCCTTCGTCTTCGGCTCGAACGACTACACCGGGCCGGTCTGGAAGAACCCGTTCACCTACCTCCTGCCCGACCGGGAGTACACCGAGGGCGTCGAGCTGCCGCACGAGGAGCTGCGTGAGGTCTTCGTCGGCGCTGGCTGGACGGACCTGAACAACGCCCGCACCACCGTCAAGGCCGGCGGCCGGGTCGTCGAGCTGCTCGGGGTGGACGACCCGCACGTCGAGCGGGACGACTACGACTCCGTGGCCGGGCCGGTGTCGCCGACCGCCGACCTGTCGATCGCGCTCACCCACTCCCCCGAGCCGGCCGTCCTCGACCGGATGGCCGCCGACGGCTTCGGGCTGATGCTCGCCGGGCACACCCACGGCGGCCAGGTCTGCGTACCGGGGGTCGGCGCGCTGGTCACCAACTGCGGCCTGCCCCGCTCCATGGCACGCGGCCTGCACCGCTGGCCCGGCTCCGACGCGTGGCTGCACGTCTCCGCCGGCCTCGGCACGCACCCGACCGCGCCGATCCGGTTCGCCTGCCCGCCGGAGGCGAGCGTGCTCACCCTGATCCCGCGCTGA
- a CDS encoding GatB/YqeY domain-containing protein, which yields MSTLKDRLTADMRAALKARDELTTSTLRMALAAVGTAEVAGKAKRELTDDEVLAVLTKEAKKRREAATAFGDAGRTEQAAKEVAEGEVLERYLPKQLPDAELTELVAGALAAGGFTGKAQMGPAMKAAQAAVAGRAEGGRVAAEVRRQLGL from the coding sequence ATGAGCACGCTGAAGGACCGTCTGACCGCCGACATGCGCGCCGCCCTGAAGGCGCGCGACGAGCTGACCACCTCCACGCTGCGGATGGCGCTCGCCGCCGTCGGCACCGCCGAGGTCGCCGGCAAGGCCAAGCGCGAGCTCACCGACGACGAGGTGCTCGCGGTGCTGACCAAGGAGGCGAAGAAGCGCCGGGAGGCCGCCACCGCCTTCGGTGACGCCGGCCGCACCGAGCAGGCCGCGAAGGAGGTCGCCGAGGGCGAGGTGCTGGAGCGCTACCTGCCGAAGCAGCTCCCCGACGCCGAGCTGACCGAGCTGGTCGCGGGGGCGCTCGCCGCGGGCGGCTTCACCGGCAAGGCGCAGATGGGCCCGGCCATGAAGGCGGCCCAGGCGGCGGTGGCCGGACGGGCCGAGGGCGGTCGGGTCGCCGCCGAGGTACGCCGACAGCTCGGCCTCTGA